The following proteins are encoded in a genomic region of Actinomadura sp. NAK00032:
- a CDS encoding SGNH/GDSL hydrolase family protein, which yields MKRLLHGMVGALVIAGTALVASPAHAAAVEYVALGDSMASGPLIPNITGPIGCGRSTHNYAHELAGELGANLRDVTCSGAKSKHMTESQSTSVAGVDTGTVPPQFDALSASTTLVTLTIGGNDVGLVGIAEDCVNLDPTATPCKGEFEAEVAQRTRDFAPRLSAVLDGIRARSPKARIVVTGYGLYIKPNGCWPIQPVLPTDANFLQGAVNAMNGVIRDQANAHGATYIDLVTPSAGHDACQSASKRWLEGYVPLNPAAPLHPNARGEAAYAAIIGNTLGA from the coding sequence ATGAAGCGTCTGTTGCACGGCATGGTCGGCGCGCTCGTCATCGCGGGCACGGCCCTCGTCGCGTCCCCCGCCCACGCGGCCGCGGTGGAATATGTCGCCCTGGGCGACTCGATGGCCTCCGGGCCGCTCATCCCGAACATCACCGGCCCGATCGGCTGCGGGCGGTCCACCCACAACTACGCGCACGAGCTGGCCGGCGAACTAGGCGCGAACCTCCGCGACGTCACGTGCAGCGGGGCGAAGAGCAAGCACATGACCGAGTCGCAGAGCACCAGCGTCGCCGGCGTCGACACCGGCACCGTCCCGCCGCAGTTCGACGCGCTCAGCGCCTCGACCACCCTCGTCACCCTCACCATCGGCGGCAACGACGTCGGCCTCGTCGGCATCGCCGAGGACTGCGTCAACCTCGACCCCACCGCCACTCCCTGCAAGGGCGAGTTCGAGGCCGAGGTCGCGCAGCGCACCCGCGACTTCGCCCCGCGCCTCAGCGCCGTCCTGGACGGCATCCGCGCCCGCTCGCCGAAGGCCCGGATCGTCGTGACGGGCTACGGCCTGTACATCAAGCCGAACGGCTGCTGGCCCATCCAGCCCGTCCTGCCGACCGACGCCAACTTCCTCCAGGGCGCCGTCAACGCCATGAACGGCGTCATTCGCGACCAGGCGAACGCCCACGGCGCCACCTACATCGACCTGGTCACGCCCAGCGCGGGCCATGACGCGTGCCAGTCGGCGTCCAAGCGGTGGCTGGAGGGCTACGTGCCCCTCAACCCGGCCGCTCCGCTGCACCCGAACGCGCGGGGCGAGGCCGCCTACGCCGCCATCATCGGGAACACGCTCGGTGCCTGA
- a CDS encoding acetate uptake transporter family protein, protein MARRREHAQTPMSGERAAPPTPAEGAATPAPGAATAAPRRGANEPGEHALWEDRTRVMLQPIAAPSILGLFGFAGATMMVGAWQAGWYGTAATPLILWPFVLMFGGLAQFLAGMWAYRARDGLATAVHGMWGSFWLAWGLLFLLVSVGAVPVALAPVLGVASHGFAFWFIALAVITGLTALAALGENIVTALLLACLAVGAGFTAAGFWAPSNWSLDVGGWLFVAAAVIALYAAAAMMMENTFGRTILPTGKYRAGGNIPGGRGVRPLEYRHGEPGVKIGQ, encoded by the coding sequence TCCGGCGAGCGCGCCGCACCACCGACGCCCGCCGAGGGCGCCGCCACCCCCGCTCCGGGCGCCGCCACGGCGGCACCGCGCAGGGGCGCCAATGAGCCGGGCGAGCACGCGCTCTGGGAGGACCGTACGCGGGTCATGCTGCAGCCCATCGCGGCTCCGTCCATCCTCGGGCTGTTCGGCTTCGCGGGCGCGACCATGATGGTGGGCGCCTGGCAGGCGGGCTGGTACGGGACGGCCGCCACCCCGCTCATCCTGTGGCCGTTCGTGCTCATGTTCGGCGGCCTCGCCCAGTTCCTCGCGGGCATGTGGGCCTACCGCGCGCGGGACGGTCTCGCGACCGCCGTGCACGGCATGTGGGGCTCGTTCTGGCTCGCCTGGGGCCTGCTGTTCCTGCTCGTCAGCGTGGGCGCCGTGCCAGTGGCGCTCGCACCAGTGCTCGGCGTGGCCAGTCACGGCTTCGCGTTCTGGTTCATCGCGCTGGCGGTGATCACCGGGCTGACGGCGCTGGCGGCGCTCGGCGAGAACATCGTGACGGCGCTGCTGCTGGCGTGCCTCGCCGTGGGCGCGGGCTTCACGGCGGCCGGCTTCTGGGCGCCCTCCAACTGGAGCCTGGACGTCGGCGGCTGGCTGTTCGTCGCCGCGGCGGTCATCGCGCTCTACGCGGCGGCCGCGATGATGATGGAGAACACCTTCGGCCGGACGATCCTGCCCACCGGCAAGTACCGCGCCGGCGGCAACATCCCGGGCGGCCGCGGCGTGCGGCCGCTGGAGTACCGGCACGGCGAGCCGGGGGTGAAGATCGGGCAGTGA
- a CDS encoding RNA-guided endonuclease TnpB family protein, which yields MKAHLNDCGVRLTGADLHSWFLDPAIVPNGSGVTNDTPLFIGYLSVETPSFRAGRKRGTMRCCGLLVLSVVVGRLRGVSRYRLCPTPAQEAGLLELCSHARFVWNLAVEQHSWWTPRRGPAPGYAAQARQLTEARAVFGWLAAGSQTVQQQALRDFAQAMANFFAGTHRRPTWRRAGVHEGFRVVGARGRAWEVRRLSRRTGEVRVPKVGWVRFRWSRQVPPGVKSFRVRRDRAGRWHVAFAHVPAPVPAPGNGTAVGVDRGVALSAALSTGQTSTVPGLTPGEAERLKRLLRRLARAKRGSNRRARVKAAIARLRAREADRRKDWVEKTSTDLARRFNVIAVEDLNVPAMTRSAKGTIDVPGAGVRQKAGLNRGILASGWGRLVTRLEHKAPGRVVKVDPRYTSQTCNACGHRARDNRESQAVFRCTACGHRANADVNAARNIKDTAMRDTAVGRTVAARGGTPSGGPVNREPQPTLLSV from the coding sequence GTGAAGGCGCACCTCAACGACTGCGGGGTGCGGCTCACCGGCGCCGACCTGCACTCCTGGTTCCTCGATCCGGCGATCGTCCCGAACGGCAGCGGCGTCACCAACGACACCCCGCTTTTCATCGGATACCTGAGCGTGGAGACCCCGTCCTTCAGGGCGGGGAGGAAGCGCGGCACGATGCGGTGCTGTGGTCTCCTGGTTTTGTCGGTGGTGGTCGGTAGGTTGCGGGGTGTGTCCCGGTACCGGCTGTGTCCGACCCCCGCGCAGGAGGCGGGGCTGCTGGAGCTTTGCTCGCATGCCCGGTTCGTGTGGAACCTGGCGGTGGAGCAGCACTCCTGGTGGACGCCGCGACGGGGCCCGGCACCGGGGTATGCCGCGCAGGCACGGCAGCTCACCGAGGCCCGGGCTGTGTTCGGGTGGCTGGCGGCGGGGTCGCAGACGGTGCAGCAGCAGGCGCTCAGAGACTTCGCGCAGGCGATGGCGAACTTCTTCGCGGGTACGCATCGGCGCCCGACGTGGCGCAGGGCGGGGGTGCATGAGGGGTTCCGGGTCGTGGGGGCGCGGGGCCGGGCGTGGGAGGTGCGGCGGTTGTCGCGCCGCACGGGTGAGGTGCGGGTGCCGAAGGTGGGGTGGGTGCGGTTCCGCTGGTCCCGCCAGGTTCCGCCGGGGGTGAAGTCGTTCCGGGTGAGGCGTGACCGCGCCGGCCGCTGGCATGTCGCGTTCGCGCACGTGCCCGCCCCGGTGCCCGCGCCCGGCAACGGCACGGCGGTCGGTGTCGATCGGGGCGTGGCCCTCAGCGCCGCACTGTCCACCGGCCAGACCTCTACCGTGCCGGGGTTGACGCCGGGTGAGGCCGAGCGGTTGAAGCGGCTGCTGCGCCGCCTGGCCCGCGCGAAACGAGGGTCGAACCGGCGTGCCCGTGTCAAGGCCGCCATCGCCCGGCTCAGGGCGCGTGAGGCCGATCGCCGCAAGGACTGGGTGGAGAAGACCTCGACGGACCTGGCGCGCCGCTTCAACGTCATCGCCGTGGAGGACCTGAACGTGCCCGCCATGACCCGGTCCGCCAAAGGAACCATCGACGTTCCCGGTGCGGGTGTGCGGCAGAAGGCCGGGCTGAACCGGGGCATTCTGGCCAGCGGGTGGGGGCGGCTGGTGACCCGGTTGGAGCACAAGGCGCCGGGACGGGTCGTCAAGGTCGACCCCCGTTACACGTCGCAGACCTGCAACGCCTGCGGGCACCGCGCCCGGGACAACCGCGAGAGCCAAGCGGTGTTCCGGTGCACGGCCTGCGGGCACCGGGCCAACGCCGACGTCAACGCCGCACGCAACATCAAAGACACTGCCATGAGAGACACCGCCGTGGGACGCACGGTGGCCGCGCGGGGAGGCACGCCGTCAGGCGGGCCGGTGAACCGCGAACCCCAACCCACTCTCCTCTCCGTATAG
- a CDS encoding ABC transporter ATP-binding protein gives MSGDVTASGEAAEPRVSVLRGMKAAYVLAWRACPGMLALQLAMAVLGGTAPVATAWLTKVAIDELTAGDPRTGTLVWLASAIGAFGLATAVTSAVATYAQGRARRAIGLHSQDRMFAAVNRMNGLARLEEPRFHDRLRLAQQSAEQAPDQLLQMGLASLQGTLAVTGFLGALVAISPVMAGAALAAAAPALLAHLALSRRRAGLLWHMSPGLRRKLFYQMLLTDLQAAKEVRLFGLGNLLHGRMLTELRAANDAEDRLERGVVRVQVLLAALGALLAAVGLVWAVHAAATRSISVGDVSVFIASLAGLQSGLGALVEGIAQGHQSALLFHHYLTVVDSDDDLAGPSRPRELAPLSQSIEFRDVWFRYSEDSPWVLRGLDLTVPYGTTLGVVGLNGAGKSTLVKLLCRFYDPQRGAVLWDGVDIRDVPVEQLRQRIGAVFQDYMDYDLTAAENIGLGDLEALDDQDRIRAAAERAGVHETIERLPAGYRTMLSRLFHAGDADGDPEEAALTNGVHLSGGQWQRLALARGLMRRGRDLMILDEPSSGLDAVAEREVHERLRELRAGATSVLVSHRLSAVRQADRIVVVQDGRILESGDHASLMASPDGVYARLFRNQAEGYQAVTAG, from the coding sequence ATGAGCGGCGACGTGACGGCGTCCGGAGAGGCGGCGGAGCCGCGCGTCTCCGTTCTGCGCGGTATGAAGGCGGCCTACGTGCTGGCGTGGCGCGCCTGCCCCGGCATGCTGGCCCTCCAGCTCGCCATGGCGGTGCTCGGCGGTACGGCGCCGGTGGCGACCGCCTGGCTGACCAAGGTCGCGATCGACGAGCTCACCGCCGGCGACCCCCGCACCGGGACGCTGGTGTGGCTGGCGTCCGCCATCGGCGCCTTCGGCCTCGCGACGGCCGTCACCTCGGCCGTCGCGACCTACGCGCAGGGGCGCGCCCGGCGCGCCATCGGCCTGCACTCCCAGGACCGGATGTTCGCCGCGGTCAACCGCATGAACGGGCTGGCCCGGCTGGAGGAGCCGCGCTTCCACGACCGGCTGCGGCTGGCCCAGCAGTCCGCCGAGCAGGCCCCCGACCAGCTGCTGCAGATGGGCCTCGCCTCGCTGCAGGGCACCCTGGCCGTCACCGGGTTCCTCGGCGCCCTCGTGGCGATCAGCCCGGTCATGGCGGGCGCCGCGCTGGCGGCGGCCGCGCCCGCGCTGCTCGCCCACCTGGCGCTGAGCCGGCGACGGGCCGGGCTGCTCTGGCACATGAGCCCCGGCCTGCGGCGCAAGCTCTTCTACCAGATGCTGCTCACGGACTTGCAGGCCGCCAAGGAGGTCCGCCTTTTCGGGCTCGGGAACCTCCTGCACGGCCGGATGCTCACCGAACTGCGCGCCGCCAACGACGCCGAGGACCGGCTGGAGCGGGGCGTGGTGCGCGTCCAGGTCCTCCTCGCCGCCCTCGGGGCGCTGCTGGCGGCGGTGGGCCTGGTGTGGGCCGTGCACGCCGCGGCCACCAGGTCGATCAGCGTCGGCGACGTGTCGGTGTTCATCGCGTCGCTGGCGGGGCTCCAGTCCGGGCTCGGCGCCCTGGTGGAGGGCATCGCCCAGGGGCATCAGTCCGCCCTGCTGTTCCACCACTACCTGACGGTGGTCGACAGTGACGACGATCTGGCCGGACCCTCCCGGCCACGGGAACTCGCTCCGCTGTCCCAGTCCATCGAGTTCCGCGACGTGTGGTTCCGCTACAGCGAGGACTCCCCCTGGGTGCTGCGCGGGCTGGACCTGACCGTCCCGTACGGCACCACCCTCGGCGTGGTGGGGCTGAACGGCGCGGGCAAGAGCACGCTCGTCAAGCTGCTCTGCCGGTTCTACGATCCGCAGCGCGGCGCCGTGCTGTGGGACGGCGTGGACATCCGCGACGTCCCCGTGGAGCAGCTGCGCCAGCGGATCGGGGCGGTGTTCCAGGACTACATGGACTACGACCTCACCGCCGCCGAGAACATCGGGCTCGGGGACCTGGAGGCGCTCGACGACCAGGACCGGATCCGGGCCGCCGCCGAGCGCGCCGGCGTCCACGAGACCATCGAGCGGCTCCCGGCCGGCTACCGGACGATGCTGAGCAGGCTGTTCCACGCCGGGGACGCGGACGGCGACCCGGAGGAGGCCGCCCTGACGAACGGGGTCCACCTCTCCGGCGGGCAGTGGCAGCGCCTCGCGCTGGCCCGCGGCCTGATGCGCCGGGGCCGCGACCTGATGATCCTGGACGAGCCCAGCTCCGGCCTCGACGCGGTGGCCGAGCGGGAGGTCCACGAGCGGCTGCGGGAACTGCGGGCGGGCGCCACGAGCGTCCTGGTCTCGCACCGGCTCAGCGCCGTCCGGCAGGCCGACCGGATCGTCGTCGTGCAGGACGGCCGGATCCTGGAGAGCGGCGACCACGCGTCCCTCATGGCGTCCCCTGACGGGGTGTACGCCCGGCTCTTCCGCAACCAGGCGGAGGGCTACCAGGCGGTGACCGCCGGATGA
- a CDS encoding FAD-dependent oxidoreductase, with protein MPRLQAGEDVNQQPGSWKLRPNSRTRIPNLFLAGDWVKTPINVTTMEGANQGGRQAVNALLDAADSNADRCDVHELFEQPLWAPFKANDRIRYALRLPHQFDVLDTRWPGR; from the coding sequence ATCCCCCGCCTTCAGGCGGGGGAGGACGTCAACCAGCAGCCGGGGTCGTGGAAGCTGCGCCCGAACTCCAGGACGAGGATCCCGAACCTGTTCCTCGCGGGGGACTGGGTGAAGACGCCGATCAACGTCACCACGATGGAGGGCGCCAACCAGGGCGGCCGGCAGGCCGTCAACGCGCTGCTGGACGCGGCCGACTCCAACGCCGACCGGTGCGACGTCCACGAGCTGTTCGAGCAGCCGCTGTGGGCGCCGTTCAAGGCCAACGACAGGATCCGGTACGCGCTGCGGCTGCCGCACCAGTTCGACGTCCTCGACACGCGCTGGCCGGGGAGGTGA
- a CDS encoding CdaR family transcriptional regulator produces the protein MTRDNTGLCMAGRPMAPYLRARAPRLTRRVVARLLTELPVYAELPQEEVAGDIAGIVQHSLRQFADVLERRRPAAPEEFGDQRDSAALRAEEEVPLDAILSAYQIGAAMAWEELTAGARPADLPALQEALGYFLDFQRLLLSAVSSAYLEVRQIIDSQEHGGRHALMTALLGGDTAGHRPAARYAVLTLAFAPHPDEAGTGQRARIAARRKIRRIRTALDEVADEPALTALDSAGGTALLPFSAGWDVLHELVARAAKCADTDVTAAAEITGPAGVPAAAMRTAEVMDLVRRAARPPGLYRLADVLLDYQLSRPSGALAGLAALLAPLDRKPELLRTLERYLACDLDRRATGAALHVHPNTVAYRVRRISALTGLDPARPSDLQLLNAALVARRSLH, from the coding sequence GTGACGCGGGACAACACGGGGCTGTGCATGGCGGGGCGGCCGATGGCGCCGTATCTGCGGGCCCGCGCCCCGCGGCTGACCCGGCGCGTCGTCGCGCGGCTGCTCACCGAGCTGCCCGTCTACGCCGAACTACCGCAGGAGGAGGTCGCCGGGGACATCGCGGGGATCGTCCAGCACAGCCTGCGGCAGTTCGCGGACGTGCTGGAGCGGCGCCGCCCCGCCGCGCCGGAGGAGTTCGGCGACCAGCGCGACTCGGCGGCGCTGCGCGCCGAGGAGGAGGTGCCGCTGGACGCGATCCTCAGCGCGTACCAGATCGGCGCGGCGATGGCGTGGGAGGAGCTGACCGCCGGGGCGCGGCCGGCCGACCTGCCCGCCCTCCAGGAGGCGCTCGGCTACTTCCTGGACTTCCAGCGGCTGCTGCTCTCGGCGGTCAGCTCCGCCTACCTGGAGGTCCGGCAGATCATCGACAGCCAGGAGCACGGCGGGCGGCACGCGCTGATGACCGCGCTGCTCGGCGGGGACACCGCCGGGCACCGCCCGGCGGCCCGCTACGCGGTGCTGACGCTGGCGTTCGCCCCGCACCCGGACGAGGCGGGCACGGGCCAGCGCGCCCGGATCGCGGCCCGGCGCAAGATCCGCCGGATCCGGACGGCGCTGGACGAGGTCGCCGACGAGCCCGCGCTCACCGCACTGGACAGCGCCGGCGGGACGGCCCTGCTGCCGTTCTCGGCCGGCTGGGACGTCCTGCACGAGCTGGTGGCGCGGGCCGCCAAGTGCGCCGACACCGACGTCACGGCGGCGGCGGAGATCACCGGCCCCGCCGGCGTCCCCGCCGCCGCCATGCGGACGGCCGAGGTGATGGACCTGGTCCGCCGGGCCGCCCGCCCGCCCGGCCTGTACCGGCTCGCCGACGTCCTGCTCGACTACCAGCTGAGCCGGCCGAGCGGCGCGCTCGCCGGGCTCGCCGCCCTGCTGGCGCCGCTCGACCGCAAGCCGGAGCTGCTGCGCACGCTGGAGCGGTACCTGGCCTGCGACCTGGACCGGCGGGCGACGGGCGCGGCGCTGCACGTCCACCCGAACACGGTGGCCTACCGCGTCCGCCGGATCAGCGCGCTGACCGGGCTCGACCCGGCCCGGCCGAGCGACCTGCAGCTGCTGAACGCGGCGCTGGTCGCCCGCCGGTCACTGCACTGA
- a CDS encoding S24/S26 family peptidase, with translation MSRALGWAVPSALVAGAAALAARSLLSTVTVRGGSMTPTLQHGDVLLVLRHRRRARPGRIVVVQRPDRRTGWRGPADPSGGAGWYVKRVLAAAGDPVPSWVAGDLTGDVPHGMLALRGDHPRSEDSKQWGLCPSDRMYGTVLVRLRTGAGAG, from the coding sequence ATGAGCCGGGCACTGGGCTGGGCGGTCCCCTCGGCGCTGGTGGCCGGGGCGGCGGCGCTGGCGGCCCGGAGCCTGCTGTCGACCGTCACCGTGCGGGGCGGCAGCATGACCCCGACCCTGCAGCACGGCGACGTGCTGCTGGTGCTGCGCCACCGGCGCCGCGCCCGGCCCGGCCGGATCGTGGTCGTCCAGCGGCCCGACCGGCGCACCGGGTGGCGCGGCCCCGCCGATCCCTCCGGCGGCGCCGGCTGGTACGTCAAGCGGGTCCTCGCGGCGGCCGGGGACCCGGTGCCGTCCTGGGTGGCGGGCGACCTGACCGGCGACGTCCCGCACGGGATGCTCGCGCTGCGCGGGGACCACCCCCGCTCGGAGGACTCCAAGCAGTGGGGCCTCTGCCCCTCGGACCGGATGTACGGGACGGTGCTGGTGCGGCTGCGCACCGGCGCCGGGGCCGGTTAG
- a CDS encoding ThiF family adenylyltransferase, translated as MRLPRIKRVHQPLALPGDRILIGLMQQGVAAEIQDSEDGAVARLITLMDGSRTVDEVCAAFAETHPGVEEDSAREVIDDLIAGGFVEDAGAPLPGNLDGREAARYEPARNFFAWIDTAPRSSPYEIQSKVKDARVGLLGLGGTGSAVAAGLVASGIGALHVADFDTVEESNLTRQLLYTEDDIGRPKVDRAVERLRAMNGLVEVTGDTVKADGPDGIAAMMEDCDLFVLCADEPHPDIMFWTNEAALRTGTPWFVSFYTGPMAVVGGLVPGETGCWACLRRHEDQREFKAHGRSLTEERPNAVIAASANVSGHLCALEVLYHLGGLPTQARGKVFHWNYAMWDHSYFIEIPHDGDCPACGKP; from the coding sequence ATGCGGCTCCCTCGAATCAAGCGCGTCCACCAGCCCCTCGCCCTGCCCGGCGACCGGATCCTGATCGGCCTGATGCAGCAGGGCGTCGCGGCGGAGATCCAGGACAGTGAGGACGGCGCGGTCGCCCGGCTCATCACGCTCATGGACGGCAGCCGTACGGTCGACGAGGTGTGCGCCGCCTTCGCCGAGACCCACCCCGGCGTCGAGGAGGACAGCGCCCGCGAGGTGATCGACGACCTGATCGCGGGCGGTTTCGTCGAGGACGCCGGCGCGCCGCTGCCCGGGAACCTGGACGGACGCGAGGCCGCCCGCTACGAGCCCGCCCGCAACTTCTTCGCGTGGATCGACACGGCGCCGCGCAGCTCGCCGTACGAGATCCAGTCCAAGGTCAAGGACGCGCGGGTCGGCCTGCTCGGTCTCGGCGGCACGGGTTCGGCGGTGGCCGCCGGGCTGGTGGCCAGCGGGATCGGCGCCCTGCACGTCGCCGACTTCGACACGGTGGAGGAGTCCAACCTCACCCGGCAGCTCCTCTACACCGAGGACGACATCGGTCGGCCCAAGGTCGACCGCGCCGTGGAGCGGCTCCGCGCCATGAACGGCCTCGTGGAGGTGACCGGCGACACCGTCAAGGCGGACGGACCCGACGGGATCGCCGCGATGATGGAGGACTGCGACCTGTTCGTCCTCTGCGCCGACGAGCCGCACCCCGACATCATGTTCTGGACGAACGAGGCGGCGCTGCGGACCGGCACCCCCTGGTTCGTCAGCTTCTACACCGGGCCGATGGCCGTGGTGGGCGGCCTGGTGCCCGGCGAGACGGGATGCTGGGCGTGCCTGCGCCGCCATGAGGACCAGCGTGAGTTCAAGGCCCACGGCCGCTCCCTCACCGAGGAGCGCCCCAACGCGGTGATCGCGGCCAGCGCCAACGTCAGCGGGCACCTCTGCGCGCTGGAGGTGCTCTACCACCTCGGGGGGCTGCCCACGCAGGCGCGCGGCAAGGTCTTCCACTGGAACTACGCGATGTGGGACCACTCGTACTTCATCGAGATCCCGCACGACGGCGACTGCCCCGCATGCGGGAAGCCGTGA